DNA sequence from the Nerophis lumbriciformis linkage group LG10, RoL_Nlum_v2.1, whole genome shotgun sequence genome:
tgtcctccggaccaaagaggaaaagaaccatccggattgttctaggcgcaaagtgtaaaaggcagcatgtgtgatggtatgggggtgtattagtgcccaagacatgggtaacttacacatctgtgaaggcaccattaatgctgaaaggtacgtacaggttgtggagcaacatatgttgtcatccaagcgacattaccatggatgcccctgcttatttcagcaagacaatgccaagccaggtgttaaaacagcgtggcttggctaaaatagcagaagggagactgttgaacaacttaagctgtacatcaagcaagaatgggaaagaattccacttaaaaaatgtgtctattcagtttccaaacctttactgagtgttgttaaaaggaaaggccatgtaacacactgttaaaaacgcccctgtgacaactttttttcaatgtgttgctgccattaaatgttAAGTTTCTCAGTGGCAACATgacatattttgtctttgtagcctattcaattgaatatacactaccgttcaaaagtttggggtcacatggaaatgtccttatttttgaaggaaaagcactgtacttttcaatgaagataactttaaactagtcttaactttaaagaaatacactctatacattgctaatgtggtaaatgactattctagctgcaaatgtctggtttttggtgcaatatctacataggtgtatagaggtccatttccagcaactatcactccagtgttctaatggtacaatgtgtttgctcattggctcagaaggctaattgatgattagaaaacccttgtgcaatcatgttcacacatctgaaaacagtttagctcgggacagaagctacaaaactgaccttcctttgagcagattgagtttctggagcatcacatttgtggggtcaattaaacgctcaaaatggccagaaaaagagaactttcatctgaaactcgacagtctattcttgttcttagaaatgaaggctattccatgcgagaaattgctaagaaattgaagatttcctacaacggtgtgtactactccctccagaggacagcacaaacaggctctaaccagagtagaaaaagaagtgggaggcacaactgagcaagaagataagtacattagagtctctagtttgagaaacaaacgcctcacaggtccccaactggcatcttcattaaatagtacccgcaaaacaccagtgtcaacatctacagtgaagaggcggctgcgggattctgggcttcatggcagagtggcaaagaaaaagccatatctgagactggccaatgaaagaaaaagattaagatgggcaaaagaacacagacattggacagaggaagactggaaaaaagtgttgtggacggatgaatccaagtttgaggtgtttggatcacaaagaagtacgtttgtgagacgcagaacaactgaaaagatgctggaagaatgcctgacgccatctgttaagcatggtggaggtgatggtctggggttgctttggtgctggtaaggtgggagatttgtacagggtaaaagggattctgaataaggaaggctatcactccattttgcaacgccatgccatacccagtggacagcgcttgattggagccaatttcatcctacaacaggacaatgacccaaaacacacctccaaattgtgcaagaactatttagagaagaagcaggcagctggtattctatcggtaatggagtggccagcgcagtcaccagatctgaacccgattgagctgttgtgggagcagcttgaccgtatggtacgcaagaagtgcccatccaaccaatccaacttgtgggagctgcttctagaagcggggggttcaatttctccagattacctcaacaaattaacagctagaatgccaaaggtctgcaatgctataattgctgcaaatggaagattctttgacgaaagcaaagtttaAAGTAAaagaaatcttatttcaaatacaaatcattatttctaaccttgtcaatgtcttgactctattttctattcatttcacaacgtatggtggtgaataagtgtgacttttcatggaaaatacaaaattgtttgggttaccccaaacttttgaacggtagtgtaagttgaaaaggatttgcaaatcattgtattctgttgttaatgaccatttacacaacgtgacaactttactGCTTTTGTAGTTGACAGCATTGCACACAGACACGCAGGGCAGGTTACAACCAGTTTATTGTATCAGTCCGCCAACTGGACCACACAGTGACCCTTCCAAAATACAAGTAGACCCCTCCTTTCCACAGAagcagactgtttttttttttgataagctGAAACAGCACTTCTTACAAAATGCTAAAAATTAAGACTGTTTATACGTGAAAGAGGAACTCATGTGTCTTCGATAACCGCTCTAATGCTTGATGAGATATTCCAGTTGACATTATCTATTGAACAGTTTGAGAAACAATTCAGAACTTAACAAGAAGAACACTTGGGGACACCCGTCGACACTTCCAAAACACCAGAGGATAATCCCAAACCTAAAAAAGGGGTTTAGCAGGGGAATTCCATCTTTCCCGTCAGAGAAGCAGGTCTAATTAACTAGTCAACACATCCAGCTGCTACATACAGACTTTAGGACCATTCTCATCACATCTGCAGCCACTACAACTCCAGGAATTGATCAGCAGGCCCAATAATCAGTGGCTTGCATGGATGAATAGCAAAATTTAGAAAAAACCTAGGAAGTGTAGCAAACAAATATAGTGCAATGCGAGTAGCCCTATACAATCAAGGCTTTTTAATTCTCTACAAACACTTGTACACAAAAGGTTGTGAAACAAAAGCACAGTTGTAAGCTGTGGGTTGAAAGGTTTGGAACTGGAGGTGGTAGCACAAACATTCGATTAAAACCGTACCATGCCTGCTGGCTTCGTATCACCACAACAAGGACGATGACAGCAAGAGGCCCGGACAAAGAAAGCCAGCAAAGTCAGTGCTCTTGTTGTCTTAAACACAAATGGCTGAAGTAACAAAACTCTGCGGAACAGATGAACCGTCATAAAACAGGTGGATCTACGTTTAGGCTTTCGTGTCGCTCTCTGCCTCCTTTTCGTCACTTTCCATCTCCAACTCTTCATTATTGTCACCACTGCCATCGTCCTTGCTCTTCATTTTATCAGCCTCTTTCTGCAGAGGACAGGAGAGACAACAAATCAATCCATGTCTCCCTTATTTATGCATGTATTGGTCTATGAGTAAATTggtaacactgttgcaaatgccTGTAGAATTagctaaaaggcttttttttgtgTGGCTAAAAAGAGTGGGAAAGTTATTCAGTGAAAAATACCAATACTCACTATGCTTTTTGTGGGGAGAAAAACATCAGTTACCTTTAAATCCTTCTCTGCAAACTTCTGGAACATGTTGGCATATGTGCGCTTGTCCTTTTCATGCTGCTCCCTGATTTTCTTCTGACATAGAAGCATCTGAAAAAGAGAAGTTGCAGTTCCCAGCTCACGACATATTCTGTCAGTTTAGTCTAGTCCTTGATTAGCAATGTCCGAGGAATATTCATTTACAAACACATCTTTTAGCGTCACTTAGGAATGCACTAAAAGACACAGAGTTgtttataatatgtaatatatatttaatagttagtatttaaaacaaaaaaataaatgtgtcttttaaaataatgtttgtattaattatttttgtaaatatttgtCAATGAACCGAAgatatttgtttaatttattaaaaaaatatcggttactgtatttaaaaaaatgtacagtacaggccaaaagtttggacacaccttctcattcaatgtgttttctttattttcatgactatttacattgtagattgtcacatcaaaactatgaatgaacacatgtggagttatctaCTTAACAAACAAAGGTGAAAtgacagaaaacatgttttatattctagattttttcaaaatagccaccctttgctctgattactgctttgcacactcttagcattctctccacgagcttcaagaggcagtcacctgaaatgtttttcactcacaggtgtcatagttttgatgccttcagcatacctgccaacttttgaaatcagaaaaacctagtagccagggtccaggggccacaggccccggtaggtccaggacaaagtcctggtggggggttcaggcttcgccccccgacgcaaaatgattattagcattcagacaggttaaaatgttgctaaaagcatcacttttctatcagtcacagtgacttttcaaaacaaaaatattacagcaaaaatcatatgggttgattgacatgtttattctgtaagctaacttcaatagtttgaaattattttgacagttaatgccagttatcctgtcaacctttcacaagacttcaatttgttaattgaaagtataaacagtataaacactttttacagtaaacaaatggtaaaacagtactaaacaattccattaaaaaaaaaattggtgtcattaactttgtccaagcttgtataatctactgccttgttcaattgtaaaaaatattctgtgcctaaaattcacatttctatcacaattatcatactgtaaacatggtaagctaacttcattaaaattaatagtcctgtcaatagcatggaattacaattcaaatgtagtttttttgtaagcctttcaaaagaattcaaaatatgaaaaattaatgaaaattaatttaagccatcagacacttgaaaagtggcacatcacatctctaatgtaatcatttgaacttttcaacagaaatagcactgcaaaaatattaaggacatacttctgtattttggtagttatgctgtcaacatttaacaagatttcttcaacttggacttgaaagcataaatagtataaacacttttaacagtataacagtactaaacaattccaatagataacattggtgtcattacctttttgtggctaaaatccgaaaaacgttgaaagttttccacttgtatcgctagcaacggcattagacttgtgtttttttgtcccaacgtggtcttttacatcgctaattcctctgtgtccgatcgaaaaatcttgtctgcacaaggtgcaattcgcgtagttttcaccctttttggaagggataattattcccggataggcttttgaatattcttcacggaatgactgcagttttcttttcggtttaagactcgtttgcgatgtttctccggctgattccatgatcgttcgctcgtttggaaacaatggcaacaggtgcctcgtgcttgacagcggtgctataaatagcctcgcgcatttaaaaaaaaaaatttttttaattaatgaaaaaacttattttttatcactgcaaccgtaacccggaataggttgatgaaaaccgtactaattacgggaaaaccggagtagttggcaggtatgcttcagTGACAATCAGTGGCCCCCGCCAGATCCTTAGATTTTTCTGTATGTGGCCCTTGACGGAAAAAGTCTGGACAACCCACTTTTAGGTGTTCTAAACTGAAAACCATACCTGGCTCTTTGCAGCTTTGTTGGTAGGATAGAGTTGAATAACACGCTGGAAGTCGTCTTTGGCCTTGTCAAACTCCTTCATACCAATCAGTGCCTCACCCCTCCGGAACACCGCCTTCTCATTAGACTCCTCCAACTCCAGGGCCTACAATTACCACAAGCTTAGTTAGTTAAACAACCGTTGCATTATCATGTTCTGCTTTTGAAGGTTCTCAGAGTGTTCGCATTCTGTTTTCGCAGGTTTTGTGTTACGATGCACTACCATAAATTATCTACTGTACAGAATAGACTAAGTACGTCACTTTCATTCTTTTAAATAGCTGTTTTGCTCTACATTATGTCTCCAAAGCATAAGACAGTgctaaaaggaaaataaatacaAGTGAAATTAGGTATCGTAAAATGACTAGAAAGTGGAGAAAAGCCAGGTGCTTAATGGTGTCATTATTGAGACTACTTCCTCCCAATCTGTCTCTCTGTCCCTTGCAATGACCCTTCCAGATTACAAGCAAACAACATGAAATAAGGAGCTATTATCCTTtcatttaatatttgtatatgtCCTACATATGTTCTGTATACAGTGCAAGTGACTTGGATCTTATTTAggtaaaatgataaataaatgataaatgggttatacttgtatagcgcttttctaccttcaaggtgctcaaagcgctttgacagtatttccacattcacacacgcatacacacactgatggcgggagctgccatgcaaggcgctaaccagcagccatcaggagcaagggtgaagtgtcttgcccaaggacacaacggacgtgactaggatggtagagggtggggattgaaccccagtaaccagcaaccctccgattgctggcacggccactctaccaacttcgccacgccgtagtTCTGATTTACACTATGGCCTCATTCACACGGCAGGTCAATTCCTCTTTTTTGCCTATTTGCGACCTGTATATCAGATTTGTTCATGCCAGTGAGAACAGTACAATTCCGGATTTTtcatatccgacccaggcctctttcgtatgtggacATACACCGGTTATGTACGCGATGCGTCCCCCCGCGCTCCTCCGACCAAAAAGTCATCAAAAAGCAGCAAGCgtcatatttacagtatttaccaAAATAGATGGTTACAAAATAATTAGTTGACAGCAGAGCACAAATcaggtgaaaataatgttttgggAACTCCCTCTTGTCTACAACTGCCCGCCCACAGACGcgctcttcaagcagacatcGAAGCAAAATACCTCAAAACTGCCAATTCAGGGACAGAATACTTGCCCTCTTCTTTCTTAATCTGCTACGCGCAATAATTCGGTCCAGaaaatgttggttttgtttgcacaAAATCATTGAAATGTCCCAGTACTGAGACAGACTAGAGTTAAAGCCATGTTTACTTCTTTCAACACCGCAGTGCGTGAGACGACATGAAAGCATGTATGCGTACAGGTCAGGTTGCATTTACATTAAAAATCTAATGTTTTTTGTAACGTGAACGGTCACACAAGatgatcggatttgacaaaaacatCCGACTTGGACAttcgaccctgcagtgtgaacgtagcctaaaACTGACATTACAGCGCCATCGTAGGAACAAAACTTTAGTGTAGTTGAGACATGTCAAGTGTCTTGCCTTGTCACAGTTCTCCAGAGCAAGGCTGTGCTCTTTGAGTTTAAGGTAGCACATCGCCAAGTTCAAATGAGCAGCCAGCCGCAAAGATTTAGCCTTCTTGTCGTCCTCTTCAGACAAAGACGATTCGTTCTCAAGCCACGACACAATCCTTTTGTACTGTACGGACGCTTGCTTGAACTTCCCCCCCTGGAGAAAAAAATGAAAGCAGTGTTTCACAAAACAAGTCCAATGTTTGTTGGAGCAGTGTAGTTTGTAAACATACCTTAAAATACTGCGTGCCTTTCTCTTTCACAACGCCACTCTGCTCTAACTTCTCTGAGGGATTCATCTCCCACGATTCTTTTGCCTTTTCGAAGGCTTTCAGCTTGATCTTGTACTGCAACATTGCTCCGCCAGGGACGTTATACTTGGCATTTCCAGCATTCCCAAAACCATACCTGAAAGAAATACCTGAGTTAAATAACTTAACCTAACCCAGGGTTTCCCACGGATGGCCAACATACCTGTGACGGAGGGGGTGTGGCTAGGGGTGTGACATCTGCATATCATTTGCATAAACTGCAATGATGCATActgtatattttctttaaaaaggctataaaaatgctatagataaatttaaaaacaaatctgtgttatcatttagtattgctatatattttttcttatataGTTTTGCTTTGAACAATAtactttcatacctgccaacttttgaaatcagaaaaacctagtagccagggtccaggggccgcaggccccggtaggtccaggacaaagtcctggtggggggttccttcgccccccgacgcaaaatgattattagcattcagataggttaaaatgttgctaaaaccatcacttttctatcagtcacagtgacttttcaaaacaaaaatattacagcaaaaatcatatgggttgattgacatgtttattctgtaagctaacttcaatagtttgaaattattttgacagttaatgccagttatcctgtcaacctttcacaagacttcaatttgttaattgaaagtataaacagtataaacactttttacagtaaacaaatggtaaaacagtactaaacaattccattaaaaaaaaaattggtgtcattaactttctgtccaagcttgtataatctactgccttgttcaattgtaaaaaatattctgtgcctaaaattcacatttctatcacaatcatcatactgtaaacatggtaagctaacttcattaaaattaatagtcctgtcaatagcatggaattacaattcaaatgtagtttttttgtaagcctttcaaaagaattcaaaatatgaaaaattaatgaaaattaatttaagccatcagacacttgaaaagtggcacatcacatctctaatgtaatcatttgaacttttcaacagaaatagcactgcaaaaatattaaggacatacttctgtattttggtagttatgctgtcaacatttaacaagatttcttcaacttggacttgaaagcataaatagtataaacacttttaacagtataacagtactaaacaattccaatagataacattggtgtcattacctttttgtttgctcaattattgcctccgtaaataaaacttcggcattcatcacatccaaagaatctgtttgggcgacgaaaaacgttgaaagttttccacttgtatcgctagcaacggcattagacttgtgtttttttgtcccaacgtggtcttttacatcgctaattcctccgtgtctgatcgaaaaatcttgtctgcacaaggtgcaattcgcgtagttttcaccctttttggaacggataattattcccggataggcttttgaatattcttcacggaatgactgcagttttcttttcggtttaagactcgtatgcgatttttctccggctgattccgtgatcgttcgctcgtttggaaacaatggcctcgtgcttggcagcggtgctataaatagcctcgcgcatggcattcggaatggctcgataggaagttacgggaagcagtgtcgattgtcattgttgttacgcgatttcgtgaataaaactttaaaaaaaatatttttttttaattaatgaaaaaccgtattttttatcactgcaaccgtaacccggaataggttgatgaaaaccgtactaattacgggaaaacaggagtagttggcaggtatgtactttgttgagaattgttcAAGTTTCGAGACTTTTCCAATCCTTTTCGCAACTTTTCTTTACTAAAAACGACCAGCATATTTTTCTGGTATTATTGGTGACTGTATTAGAGTTTATgatcatgtatacattacattaatttgttttcacgtaaaaaaaaccttttttttttttttttttttttttaaaaggtgtggcggcttttaatTTGCCAAAAACAATTACGTGGAGGTAAAACTCTGCTAACCTGTTGCAGATCAATATAAATCTCCAAAACATTGAACATTGGAGTTTACTTGGGTTTGATGTGAAAGATGGCTTCTTCTCCCTGCTCCATAGCTTTGATGGCTTTGTCCACTCCAGTCGGTAATCCCAAGCTTTCGCCATCCCCGAGCTCAAACATAAGTTCTCTCTCATCGAAGACACGTCCTTCACAGGTGCCCTCCACGGTCACTGAGTGGAGAAGCAAAATTCCCCAGTTACTCTTCAGGGTCTCTGCACATTTTTCAAGATTACATTTAAAGACAACTAAATGAAAAAGACAGACTATATTTcgcaaaataatgacaaataactttaaactaatttatgtaatttagtacaaatgcacacatttagggaTCAACAGAGTGCAATGATCAATAGATTGACACAATAGATTAACTAAAATTTGGGCCTGCAGTTGTCACCTGCACCTAAATGACCTTACATTCCAATGGTgtcaatggaaaaatggtaccaacaAAGTGTATAACAAGATAATAGAAGTGAAATACTGGGTAGGGAAATAAGGCATTGATTGGTTAAGGCAAAATAAAGTATTTAATAACCAAATATTGGTTTATTTACCAGCAGAGGTAGCTATGATTGATGTATGACATGTTAAAAGAAGTGGctatatttagctcattcattctTTGTGTTTTGTGGCTGTTAACGCCCATGTCACAAAGAAAAGGTGCACAGACATGTCCTATTTTCAGTAATCCAAAGAGGTTATTCAAGGTCTTCAAAAAAATGATGCGATTTTGTTATTCTTATCGCCAGACCTGTGTTAATTTCCGCAGTATAAGAATAACAAAATTGCATgtcctattttctattttctttaAATCTACTtcttttcaaaatatatttttaatattgtttccgAAAAAATTGCATGACCTGGAAGTCACCGAGAACCTGCATTGATTTTGTTGTgcaacagacatttttttttttttggatctaACTGTTGCCAGTGATTTATTCCATGACAGAAACGAGTTACCACCGGTTGGCTTTCAAGAAGTACATGCAGTGGTGAAACCAAGAAGCCAGCAGGGCCTAACATCAATTAGTGAGGTTTATGTAACCCGTCTAGTTTAGTGACTGCTTTTTCTGTTAcgcccgggaatcgaacctgaGTCGATAGGCATGAAAGACAAGTGTGCTAGCTACTGAGTTAAAATCCCAAGCACTGCTCTTTTTTTTCGAGATACGAAAgattgcagaaaaatggagggggagaaagagaagcaacctacattaaccttgtagattgttatagtaacaataggttaagctttgtccgtgtgccatgtgttatacccagtttaccctagggcaacaacgttaatatatgtttgatgaaacgtgattatgtgcatgagtgtacgtatgcatatgtacttgtatatgtacagaatgtgtatatgtgtttgtacaatgaatgtatatgcacagtatgtgtatgtttgtatattgaatgtgcgtgtggatgtacgaactttaagtatgtaaatatgtactgtatttgtgtatgtatgtgggagcgtaggtacctatatatgtatgtatgtatgtgagcatatgtgaatttgtatgtacaatatattcgactcccagtgtgtgtgggagccagagcacggccccagcccccccgagagcccaacccacaaacagtaggtgtggtgcccagggaaccagggaccaccgccccacgcagccaagccggccagcgacaggaaccccagagcccggcccaccgctccgcccacaagggccaacagcaggccgcagacagacgcacccggcagaggacagggcacaagaaaagcaggggacagccagaccccaccaccacacgggcagaaaggcgagacgccccgcccgagggactcagagactccccgcaacaggacgggaagaccgcccccgccccaccggcaaccgggccccccacgagcccaccccccacccccggagagcgcagcaaagccagcccccggccaccccacccaaattggccgccgcaggaccacccggcacagagccacgggaaccacccaccccacccgcagggaccccaacgatggagatggaacaaccagcaaccgccccgccgagttcccccccccccgagggagggaaaaaataaaaaaataatattaataaaatatataaaaaaaaataaaaaaatcaatcaataaatgaataaaaattaaaagaagatcacagacatgctgacacacaaggtcactaccccagcaactggccgactcgcagcacctcggaataccttgcagcaccaagttaccacaatagacgcagggacta
Encoded proteins:
- the fkbp4 gene encoding peptidyl-prolyl cis-trans isomerase FKBP4 isoform X2 yields the protein MEGEDITPKKDGGVLKLIKREGTVTELPMTGDKVSLHYVGTLLDGTEFDSSKNRKDPFSFELGKGQVIKAWDIGVATMKKGELCQLTCKPEYAYGVAGSPPKIPPNATLVFEMELLEFRGEDLTEDEDGGIIRHILTRGQGYAKPSDGSSVEVTVEGTCEGRVFDERELMFELGDGESLGLPTGVDKAIKAMEQGEEAIFHIKPKYGFGNAGNAKYNVPGGAMLQYKIKLKAFEKAKESWEMNPSEKLEQSGVVKEKGTQYFKGGKFKQASVQYKRIVSWLENESSLSEEDDKKAKSLRLAAHLNLAMCYLKLKEHSLALENCDKALELEESNEKAVFRRGEALIGMKEFDKAKDDFQRVIQLYPTNKAAKSQMLLCQKKIREQHEKDKRTYANMFQKFAEKDLKKEADKMKSKDDGSGDNNEELEMESDEKEAESDTKA
- the fkbp4 gene encoding peptidyl-prolyl cis-trans isomerase FKBP4 isoform X1: MTAEEQTGEGQHGLQMEGEDITPKKDGGVLKLIKREGTVTELPMTGDKVSLHYVGTLLDGTEFDSSKNRKDPFSFELGKGQVIKAWDIGVATMKKGELCQLTCKPEYAYGVAGSPPKIPPNATLVFEMELLEFRGEDLTEDEDGGIIRHILTRGQGYAKPSDGSSVEVTVEGTCEGRVFDERELMFELGDGESLGLPTGVDKAIKAMEQGEEAIFHIKPKYGFGNAGNAKYNVPGGAMLQYKIKLKAFEKAKESWEMNPSEKLEQSGVVKEKGTQYFKGGKFKQASVQYKRIVSWLENESSLSEEDDKKAKSLRLAAHLNLAMCYLKLKEHSLALENCDKALELEESNEKAVFRRGEALIGMKEFDKAKDDFQRVIQLYPTNKAAKSQMLLCQKKIREQHEKDKRTYANMFQKFAEKDLKKEADKMKSKDDGSGDNNEELEMESDEKEAESDTKA